The following are from one region of the Dehalococcoidia bacterium genome:
- a CDS encoding S1 RNA-binding domain-containing protein, with protein MTDEDRFQDMESLLQDESLDFRTLRRGDVVEGRVMGLLRDGVLVDFGSKSEGIIPPNEMHSLGAEPMSRINVGDTVLAYVLQPETPEGQVLLSLDRARGERGWRVLQQRFEEGESFEAEVTGYNKGGLLVNVEGVNAFVPLSQVVGVRPEHPDGEVSENSLAAMAGRQLRVKVIEINRRRNRVILSERAAMQEWRSAQKDRLLSELREGEIRRGRITSVRSFGVFVDLGGADGLAHLSELSWDRNRSPEEIYHIGDEVDAFVMKVDPETKKIALSLRRAQPERWEEIADRYRQGEMVVGRVTKLVTFGAFARIDGPVEGLVHVSELVDRRITHPKEVVKEGDILPLRIVRIERDRHRLGLSLKAARDQAEAEGWGFDVEGGVDYVPPEVLASVGPRLGVSPEQAGGRDGGAAESAAPEPAAPPGASAAPAANGGSESANHEAPADSAGATQDR; from the coding sequence TTGACCGACGAGGACCGCTTCCAGGACATGGAGTCGCTGCTCCAGGATGAAAGCCTTGACTTCCGGACGCTGCGCCGCGGAGACGTGGTTGAGGGCCGGGTCATGGGCTTGCTGCGCGACGGCGTGCTCGTGGACTTCGGCTCGAAGTCGGAGGGCATCATCCCGCCGAACGAGATGCACTCGCTCGGCGCCGAGCCCATGTCCCGGATCAACGTCGGCGATACCGTCCTGGCCTACGTCCTCCAGCCGGAGACGCCTGAGGGCCAGGTGCTGCTCTCGCTCGACCGCGCCCGCGGCGAGCGCGGCTGGCGTGTGCTTCAGCAACGCTTCGAAGAGGGCGAAAGCTTCGAGGCCGAGGTCACCGGCTACAACAAGGGTGGCCTGCTGGTCAACGTCGAGGGCGTAAACGCCTTCGTGCCGCTCTCTCAGGTCGTGGGCGTGCGGCCCGAGCACCCGGACGGCGAAGTCAGCGAAAACTCGCTCGCCGCCATGGCTGGCCGCCAGCTCCGCGTCAAGGTCATCGAGATCAACCGCCGCCGCAACCGCGTGATCCTCTCCGAGCGCGCCGCCATGCAAGAATGGCGCAGCGCCCAGAAAGACCGCCTGCTCTCCGAGCTGCGCGAGGGCGAGATCCGCCGCGGCCGCATCACCAGCGTGCGCAGCTTCGGCGTCTTCGTCGATCTCGGCGGCGCCGACGGCCTGGCGCACCTCTCCGAGCTTTCCTGGGATCGCAACCGCTCGCCCGAGGAGATCTACCACATCGGCGATGAGGTCGATGCCTTCGTGATGAAGGTCGACCCCGAGACCAAGAAGATCGCCCTCTCCCTGCGGCGGGCGCAGCCCGAGCGCTGGGAAGAGATCGCCGACCGCTACCGTCAGGGCGAGATGGTCGTCGGCCGCGTCACCAAGCTCGTCACTTTCGGCGCCTTCGCCCGCATCGACGGTCCCGTCGAGGGGCTGGTGCACGTCTCCGAGCTGGTGGACCGGCGCATCACACATCCCAAGGAAGTCGTCAAGGAGGGGGACATCCTGCCCCTGCGCATCGTGCGCATCGAGCGCGACCGGCACCGGCTCGGCCTTAGCCTGAAGGCGGCACGCGATCAGGCCGAGGCCGAGGGCTGGGGCTTCGACGTCGAGGGTGGTGTAGACTACGTACCCCCGGAGGTGCTGGCCAGCGTCGGCCCGCGCCTCGGCGTCTCGCCCGAGCAGGCCGGTGGCCGCGATGGTGGCGCTGCGGAAAGCGCGGCGCCGGAGCCGGCCGCACCACCGGGAGCGAGCGCCGCTCCGGCCGCCAATGGCGGATCGGAGAGCGCCAACCACGAGGCGCCGGCGGATAGCGCGGGAGCAACCCAGGACCGATAA
- a CDS encoding ATP-dependent Clp protease ATP-binding subunit produces MPDRFDKFSERARRVLTLAQEEAQRFNHNYIGTEHLLLGLVREGEGVAAKVLANLGVELNKVRSAVEFIIGRGDRAVLGEIGLTPRAKKVIELAVDEARRLNHGYIGTEHLLLGLVREGEGIAAGVLESLGVNLERVRAETTRILAQSQPQGAQPQGGRTQTRTPTVDQLGMDLTAAARAGKLDPVIGRAKEIERVIQILSRRQKNNPVLIGEPGVGKTAIAEALAHRIVAGEVPETLQGKRLLTLDIGSLVAGTKYRGEFEERLKKVIEEIKTSGNCVLFIDELHMLVGAGAAEGAVDAANILKPSLARGEMQCVGATTLDEYRKHIERDAALERRFQPIVVEEPSVEDTVEILRGIKERYEEHHKLTITDEALKAAAELASRYVADRFLPDKAIDLVDEAASRVRIRKSSTPPSLKEAMRGLESLRREKDAAISSQQYEYAAELRDREVKLQEKIEKMEEGWETERDDDKPLVTEEDIAEVVSMWTGIPLARIASEESARLLQMESGLHSKVIGQDEAITAIAKSVRRARAGLKDPRRPIGVFMFLGPTGVGKTLLARALAEFMFGTEDSMIKLDMSEFMEKHTVARLVGAPPGYIGYDDGGQLTDTVRRKSYCLILLDEIEKAHPDVFNMLLQIFDEGHLTDAKGRRVDFRNTIIIMTSNVGAELIRRNSQLGFVREDEVKDADAAYNRMKDKVLGEMKNVFRPEFLNRIDGTVVFHALSRKHIRSVVDLQLRDVEKQLMTKGVVLEVTEAAKDWLGEKGYDPVFGARPLRRVIQNEIEDKLSEALLQERFATGDKIVIDTEDDKLVFNGVSEPALA; encoded by the coding sequence ATGCCGGATAGATTTGATAAGTTCAGCGAGCGGGCACGCCGGGTCCTGACCCTCGCACAGGAAGAGGCGCAGCGCTTCAACCATAACTACATCGGCACCGAGCACCTGCTGCTCGGCCTGGTGCGCGAGGGGGAGGGGGTCGCTGCCAAGGTCCTCGCCAACCTCGGCGTCGAGCTGAACAAGGTCCGCTCGGCCGTGGAGTTCATCATCGGCCGGGGCGACCGCGCCGTGCTGGGCGAGATCGGCCTCACGCCGCGGGCCAAGAAAGTCATCGAGCTGGCCGTGGACGAGGCGCGGCGCCTCAACCACGGCTACATCGGCACGGAGCACCTTTTGCTCGGCCTCGTGCGCGAGGGCGAGGGCATCGCCGCCGGTGTGCTCGAGTCGCTCGGCGTCAACCTAGAACGCGTGCGCGCCGAGACGACGCGCATCCTCGCCCAGAGCCAGCCGCAGGGCGCCCAGCCGCAGGGCGGGCGCACGCAGACGCGCACGCCCACCGTCGACCAGCTCGGTATGGACCTGACGGCGGCGGCGCGGGCCGGCAAGCTCGACCCCGTGATCGGCCGGGCCAAAGAGATCGAGCGGGTGATCCAGATCCTCTCGCGCCGGCAGAAGAACAACCCGGTGCTGATCGGCGAGCCGGGCGTCGGCAAGACGGCGATCGCCGAGGCGCTGGCGCATCGCATCGTCGCCGGCGAAGTGCCGGAGACGCTGCAAGGCAAGCGCCTGCTCACGCTGGACATCGGCTCGCTGGTGGCCGGCACCAAGTACCGCGGCGAGTTCGAGGAGCGGCTGAAGAAGGTCATCGAGGAGATCAAGACCTCCGGTAACTGCGTGCTCTTCATCGATGAGCTGCACATGCTCGTCGGCGCCGGGGCGGCCGAAGGCGCCGTCGATGCGGCGAACATCCTCAAGCCGTCGCTCGCCCGCGGCGAGATGCAGTGCGTCGGCGCCACCACGCTCGACGAGTATCGCAAGCACATCGAGCGCGACGCGGCGCTCGAACGGCGCTTCCAGCCGATCGTGGTGGAGGAGCCGAGCGTCGAGGACACGGTCGAGATCCTGCGCGGCATCAAGGAACGCTACGAAGAGCACCACAAGCTGACGATCACCGACGAAGCGCTGAAGGCGGCAGCCGAGCTGGCCTCCCGCTACGTCGCCGACCGCTTCCTGCCCGACAAGGCGATCGACCTCGTGGACGAGGCGGCTTCCCGCGTGCGCATCCGCAAGTCCTCCACGCCGCCGTCGCTGAAAGAGGCGATGCGCGGGCTGGAAAGCCTGCGGCGCGAGAAGGACGCGGCGATCTCTTCGCAGCAGTACGAGTACGCGGCCGAGCTGCGTGACCGCGAGGTCAAGCTGCAGGAGAAGATCGAGAAGATGGAGGAGGGCTGGGAGACCGAGCGCGACGATGACAAGCCGCTGGTCACCGAGGAGGACATCGCCGAGGTCGTCAGCATGTGGACGGGCATCCCGCTCGCCCGCATCGCCTCGGAAGAGTCGGCGCGGCTCTTGCAGATGGAGTCGGGCCTGCACTCCAAGGTGATCGGCCAGGACGAGGCGATCACGGCGATCGCCAAGTCCGTGCGCCGCGCCCGCGCCGGCCTCAAAGACCCGCGCCGGCCGATCGGCGTCTTCATGTTCCTCGGCCCCACCGGCGTCGGCAAGACGCTTTTGGCACGGGCGCTGGCCGAGTTCATGTTCGGCACCGAAGATTCCATGATCAAGCTCGATATGAGCGAGTTCATGGAGAAGCACACCGTCGCCCGCCTGGTCGGGGCGCCTCCTGGCTACATCGGCTACGACGACGGCGGCCAGCTCACCGACACCGTGCGCCGCAAGTCCTACTGTCTGATCCTGCTCGACGAGATCGAGAAGGCCCACCCCGATGTCTTCAACATGCTGCTTCAGATCTTCGACGAGGGGCATCTGACGGACGCCAAGGGCCGGCGGGTGGACTTCCGCAACACGATCATCATCATGACCAGCAACGTCGGCGCGGAGCTGATCCGGCGCAACTCGCAGCTCGGCTTCGTGCGCGAGGACGAAGTGAAGGACGCCGACGCCGCGTATAACCGCATGAAGGACAAGGTCCTGGGCGAGATGAAGAACGTCTTCCGTCCCGAGTTCCTCAACCGTATCGACGGCACCGTCGTTTTTCACGCGCTCAGCCGCAAGCACATCCGCTCCGTTGTGGATCTGCAACTGCGCGACGTGGAGAAGCAGTTGATGACCAAGGGCGTGGTGCTCGAGGTCACCGAGGCGGCGAAGGACTGGCTCGGCGAGAAGGGCTACGATCCCGTGTTCGGCGCCCGCCCGCTGCGGCGCGTGATCCAGAACGAGATCGAGGACAAGCTCTCCGAGGCGCTCTTGCAGGAGCGCTTCGCCACCGGCGACAAGATCGTCATCGACACCGAGGATGACAAGCTCGTCTTCAACGGCGTCTCCGAGCCGGCGCTGGCGTAG
- the radA gene encoding DNA repair protein RadA yields the protein MAQAKKERTLFVCQECGVESLRWQGRCPECGAWNTFVERTVKPVAPGRPSSRNGSGAEPVEVARLSGDAHPRLPLGIAEFDRVLGGGAVPGSLVLIGGDPGIGKCLAGNTRVLDPSTGDFLPITAWATQQRSVVALAGETHRLQPRPVAAFCDSGVQPIVEVTTRLGRVLRCTASHPLLTPDGWRSVSELAAGGRIASPRALPYFGRESLGEHDVRLIAYALSDGSATSQVTVTSALPYVERDLEELAHWYGLTLRVYPKRGSIAKQFRFVQPIGERARARGELAAALKLVQTRSGITWAAWARRARVSYGMLNLWRRGTCVPSQVELERLASAANVSLADLAPVARERAEMRTPVARLLESVGVRFSKARTKAVPEIVFRLPRPQLALFLRVLFSCDGSVYVNGAGTPGISYSTKSRRLADDVQHLLLRFGFVTRIRTKHSKVNDEPYTAYELQLLGVQHVKRFLSEIGIWGREEARRQIEAMPDPDGASTHWDTIPTSDRFWAEIRAAIGSDSKNVPASPAVMFRTASALAGVTLRDRRHDRPLARKTVAAVAKAYPSRYPQQLVESDTYWDEIASVTPVGEEPTYDLTVCGDHNFVANDLIVHNSTLLLQVTANIASNGKNVLYISGEESAHQLKLRAARLGITGERLFLLTETDIDEALATADRVQPDLVVVDSIQTAFTPELPNAPGTVVQLREATLRVMRWAKRGHVPAFIVGHVTKEGEIAGPRLLEHLVDVVLYLEGERFSSYRLLRGVKNRYGATSEVGVFEMANDGLREVENPSEIFLAERAEGAIGSVIVPVLEGTRPMLVEVQALTTTSSMSMPRRAAHGIETNRLLLITAVLAKRVRMQLHNQDVIVNVAGGLRVQEPAADLGLALAITSSFKDLRLPGDLVAIGEVGLSGELRSVGHLDRRLAEAEKLGFRHAILPAAALRRGRPQTTMQLHPAATLVEGVEKALAL from the coding sequence ATGGCCCAGGCGAAGAAGGAACGCACGCTGTTTGTCTGCCAGGAGTGCGGTGTCGAGTCGCTGCGCTGGCAGGGCCGCTGCCCCGAGTGCGGCGCCTGGAACACCTTTGTCGAGCGCACGGTCAAGCCCGTGGCGCCGGGGCGACCTTCCTCGCGCAATGGCTCCGGCGCCGAGCCGGTCGAGGTCGCGCGGCTTTCGGGCGACGCGCACCCGCGCCTGCCGCTGGGCATCGCCGAGTTCGACCGCGTGCTGGGCGGCGGCGCCGTGCCCGGCTCGCTCGTGCTGATCGGCGGGGATCCGGGCATCGGCAAGTGCCTCGCCGGCAATACGCGGGTACTTGACCCGAGCACCGGCGACTTTCTTCCCATCACCGCCTGGGCGACGCAGCAGCGCTCGGTAGTGGCGTTAGCTGGCGAAACGCATCGGTTGCAGCCTCGTCCGGTCGCGGCGTTCTGCGACAGCGGGGTCCAGCCCATCGTAGAGGTGACGACTCGTCTTGGGCGCGTCTTGCGCTGCACGGCCAGCCACCCGCTGTTGACGCCCGACGGCTGGCGGTCGGTGAGCGAGCTGGCGGCAGGGGGGCGGATCGCAAGCCCTCGTGCGCTGCCGTACTTCGGGCGCGAGTCCCTGGGCGAGCATGATGTGCGGCTGATCGCGTATGCGCTCTCCGATGGATCGGCAACGAGCCAGGTGACGGTGACGTCTGCACTGCCGTACGTCGAGCGCGATCTGGAGGAGCTGGCGCATTGGTACGGGCTCACACTCAGGGTCTACCCGAAGCGGGGCAGCATCGCGAAGCAGTTTCGCTTTGTGCAGCCGATCGGAGAGCGTGCACGGGCTCGCGGAGAGCTTGCCGCCGCACTCAAACTCGTGCAGACAAGGTCCGGTATCACCTGGGCTGCGTGGGCTCGGCGTGCACGGGTGAGTTACGGCATGCTCAATCTCTGGCGGCGTGGGACGTGCGTGCCGAGCCAGGTGGAGCTTGAGCGGCTGGCCAGCGCGGCGAACGTGTCGCTCGCGGACCTCGCGCCCGTGGCACGTGAGCGTGCCGAGATGCGGACGCCGGTAGCGCGGCTGCTGGAGTCGGTTGGCGTACGTTTCAGCAAAGCCCGCACGAAGGCTGTTCCGGAGATCGTTTTTCGTCTGCCCCGGCCGCAACTGGCGCTCTTCCTGCGCGTGCTCTTCTCCTGCGATGGATCGGTCTACGTCAATGGCGCGGGTACGCCTGGTATTTCATACAGCACCAAAAGCAGACGCCTGGCCGACGACGTTCAGCATCTGTTGCTGCGATTCGGCTTCGTCACGCGAATCAGAACGAAGCATTCGAAGGTGAACGACGAGCCGTATACCGCATACGAGCTGCAACTGCTCGGCGTGCAGCATGTAAAGCGATTCCTAAGCGAGATCGGGATCTGGGGACGAGAGGAGGCGCGGCGGCAGATCGAGGCGATGCCCGATCCCGATGGAGCTTCCACCCACTGGGACACGATTCCCACCAGCGACCGCTTTTGGGCCGAGATCCGCGCTGCGATCGGCAGTGACTCGAAGAACGTGCCTGCCTCGCCCGCAGTGATGTTCCGCACTGCGTCCGCCCTCGCCGGTGTCACGCTGCGGGATCGCCGACACGACCGGCCGCTTGCGCGCAAGACGGTCGCGGCCGTCGCGAAGGCATACCCATCGCGGTATCCGCAACAACTGGTGGAGAGCGACACCTACTGGGATGAGATCGCGAGCGTCACGCCAGTGGGTGAGGAGCCCACATACGATCTCACTGTTTGCGGCGATCATAACTTCGTCGCCAACGACCTCATCGTCCACAACTCCACATTGCTCCTTCAGGTAACGGCCAATATTGCATCGAATGGCAAGAATGTCCTCTACATCTCCGGCGAGGAGTCGGCGCACCAGCTCAAGCTGCGCGCCGCCCGGTTGGGCATTACGGGCGAGCGGCTCTTCCTCCTGACCGAGACGGACATCGACGAGGCGCTGGCCACCGCCGACCGTGTGCAGCCCGATCTCGTGGTGGTGGACTCAATCCAAACCGCCTTCACGCCGGAGCTGCCGAACGCGCCCGGCACCGTGGTGCAACTGCGCGAGGCGACGCTGCGCGTGATGCGCTGGGCCAAGCGCGGCCACGTGCCGGCCTTCATCGTCGGGCACGTGACAAAAGAGGGCGAGATCGCCGGGCCGCGGCTGCTGGAGCACCTGGTCGACGTGGTGCTCTACCTCGAGGGTGAGCGCTTCAGCAGCTACCGCCTGCTGCGTGGTGTGAAGAACCGCTACGGCGCCACCAGCGAGGTCGGCGTCTTCGAGATGGCGAACGACGGCCTGCGTGAGGTTGAGAATCCTTCGGAGATCTTCCTGGCCGAGCGGGCCGAGGGCGCGATCGGCAGCGTGATCGTGCCCGTGCTCGAAGGCACGCGGCCGATGCTGGTCGAAGTGCAGGCGTTGACCACGACCAGCTCGATGTCGATGCCGCGTCGCGCCGCGCACGGGATCGAAACCAACCGCTTGCTCCTGATCACCGCCGTGCTCGCCAAGCGCGTGCGCATGCAGTTGCACAACCAGGACGTGATCGTCAACGTGGCCGGCGGTCTGCGTGTGCAGGAGCCGGCGGCCGACCTCGGCCTGGCGCTGGCGATCACCTCGAGCTTCAAAGACCTGCGCCTGCCCGGCGACCTCGTCGCGATCGGCGAAGTCGGCCTCAGCGGCGAGCTGCGCTCGGTCGGCCACCTCGACCGGCGCCTGGCCGAGGCAGAAAAGCTCGGCTTCCGCCACGCGATCTTGCCTGCCGCCGCCCTGCGCCGCGGCCGCCCGCAAACCACGATGCAGCTGCACCCGGCCGCCACGCTGGTGGAAGGCGTCGAGAAGGCGCTGGCGCTGTAG
- the rodA gene encoding rod shape-determining protein RodA, protein MVRDLRRFDFLMLLACLLLVGYGLALIYSGSLARYGSGHAAITHVVIKQAAFAALGLLLMLLLTQLDYRAWNALAPILYAVSVLALMAVLVIGHKEFGSRRWFPTPVLQLQPSELAKLVTIVFLAKYLADDGRRVRTARGFLFTLGLAALPAGLVFLEPDLGTAVVFLAVWLGMIYVAGARMRHLLTFFGACVAAVPFMVLIGLSGYQKDRFQSFIDPAKDPLGAGFNILQSEISIGSGGLWGKGFTHGPQTQLAYLRTQTTDYVFSVLGEELGFIGAMVLFFLFIVLLFRGLRTASRSPDDFGRYIATGIVIMIVAQTFINIGVNVRLFPVTGIPLPFISQGGSSLLTMFVAVGILQSIAVRRRATPFRVS, encoded by the coding sequence GTGGTACGCGACCTGCGCCGCTTCGACTTCCTGATGCTGCTCGCCTGCCTGCTGCTCGTCGGCTATGGGCTGGCGCTGATCTACTCCGGATCGCTGGCGCGCTACGGCTCAGGCCACGCGGCGATCACGCACGTCGTGATCAAGCAGGCGGCCTTCGCCGCCCTCGGCCTGTTGCTGATGCTGCTGCTCACGCAGCTCGACTACCGCGCCTGGAACGCGCTGGCGCCGATCCTCTACGCCGTCTCCGTGCTGGCGCTGATGGCCGTGCTCGTGATCGGCCACAAGGAGTTCGGCTCGCGGCGCTGGTTTCCGACGCCGGTTCTGCAGCTGCAGCCATCAGAGCTGGCCAAGCTGGTGACCATCGTCTTCCTGGCGAAGTATCTGGCCGATGATGGCCGCCGGGTGCGCACGGCGCGCGGGTTTCTCTTTACGCTCGGCCTCGCGGCGCTGCCGGCAGGGCTCGTCTTTCTCGAACCGGACCTGGGCACGGCCGTTGTCTTCCTCGCCGTTTGGCTGGGCATGATCTACGTGGCCGGCGCCCGCATGCGCCATCTGCTGACGTTCTTCGGCGCCTGCGTGGCGGCGGTGCCCTTCATGGTGCTGATCGGCCTCTCCGGCTACCAGAAGGACCGCTTCCAGAGCTTCATCGATCCGGCCAAGGACCCGCTGGGCGCCGGCTTCAACATCCTGCAGTCGGAGATCAGCATCGGCTCGGGCGGGCTCTGGGGGAAAGGCTTCACGCACGGACCGCAGACGCAGCTTGCGTACTTACGCACGCAAACCACGGACTACGTGTTCAGCGTGCTGGGCGAGGAGCTGGGCTTCATCGGCGCGATGGTGCTGTTCTTCCTCTTCATCGTGTTGCTCTTCCGCGGCCTGCGCACGGCCAGCCGCTCGCCCGACGACTTCGGCCGCTACATCGCCACGGGCATCGTGATCATGATCGTGGCGCAGACCTTCATCAACATTGGCGTCAACGTGCGTCTCTTTCCGGTGACGGGCATTCCGCTGCCCTTCATCAGCCAGGGCGGCAGCTCGCTGCTGACGATGTTCGTCGCCGTGGGCATCCTGCAAAGCATCGCCGTCAGACGCAGAGCCACGCCCTTCCGGGTCTCGTGA
- the mrdA gene encoding penicillin-binding protein 2, translated as MGWFSRERRWRSQPRRAHTEEDGARTSGRRLIVIRLAVTLLFCALSLQLLRFQLWSGGRYQLKAESNRLRLVTVPAPRGLMYDRNHNPLVRNVASYTAVIVPADLPKGQENDVYFQLSSVIGVPPDQIEQKVADSLKRNDPFTPVAVKEQLDQKTVLTLAELRHTLPGVDIRYDTERQYSDPVLMSHIYGYVGPINPDNVSDYEARGYQQDDKVGQTGLEYTYEDQLRGTPGRQQIEVDASGRELEQLGVEPPKPGNSLVLSIDLDLQQHITDIMQKSLNQTGSDLGVAIMMDVHTGEILAYVSLPNYDVSKFATGISQSDFDALLNAAGKPLTDHAIQDAYPPGSTFKVIVGSGALQDGIATTNTTLISHGAFNVTGDPANPAYVYDWADLGKLDFLHGLAMSSDIYFYCLSGGCPFLPGGGLGRGLGADRIAYWARDFGLDTATGIDLPNEVSGLIPDTAWAAKNLKNADGSPAHWYIGDTYFMGIGQGYDTATPIQMVRVAAALANGGDLLRPHIVREVDDASGNVVVPPQKQVVKHLDVSDANLALIRQGMAMAVEGGSAATAFVPGLHIAGKTGTAEFGNAISKPTGDSENLNPLQNGTYNEHGWFISFAPYDNPQVALVVFHNKGGGAATAAPTAKKIWDYYFNQYKQGNPNPEASPTPAATQQAGG; from the coding sequence ATGGGATGGTTCAGCCGGGAACGGCGCTGGCGTTCGCAGCCGCGCCGCGCACACACCGAGGAGGATGGGGCCCGCACCAGCGGCCGGCGCCTGATCGTGATCCGGCTGGCGGTGACGCTGCTGTTCTGTGCGCTTTCGTTGCAGCTTCTGCGCTTCCAGCTCTGGAGCGGCGGGCGCTACCAGCTCAAGGCGGAGAGCAACCGGCTGCGCCTGGTGACGGTGCCCGCGCCTCGCGGCTTGATGTACGACCGTAACCACAACCCGCTGGTGCGCAACGTTGCCTCCTACACCGCCGTGATCGTGCCCGCCGATTTGCCGAAAGGGCAGGAGAACGACGTCTATTTCCAGCTCAGCAGCGTGATCGGCGTGCCGCCCGACCAGATCGAGCAGAAGGTGGCCGATTCGCTCAAGCGCAACGACCCCTTCACGCCCGTCGCCGTCAAGGAACAGCTCGACCAGAAGACGGTGCTGACCCTGGCCGAGCTGCGGCACACGCTGCCCGGCGTGGACATCCGCTATGACACGGAGCGCCAGTACAGCGACCCGGTGCTGATGTCGCATATCTACGGCTACGTCGGACCGATCAACCCCGACAACGTCAGCGACTACGAGGCGCGCGGCTATCAGCAGGACGACAAGGTCGGCCAGACCGGCCTGGAGTACACCTACGAGGACCAGTTGCGCGGCACGCCAGGCCGGCAGCAGATCGAGGTGGATGCCAGCGGCCGCGAGCTGGAGCAGCTGGGCGTCGAGCCGCCGAAGCCGGGCAACAGCCTCGTGCTCTCGATCGACCTCGACCTGCAGCAGCACATCACCGATATCATGCAGAAGTCGCTGAACCAAACCGGCTCCGACCTCGGCGTGGCGATCATGATGGACGTGCACACCGGCGAGATCCTCGCCTACGTTTCCCTGCCGAACTACGACGTGAGCAAGTTTGCCACCGGCATCTCGCAGAGCGACTTCGACGCGCTGCTGAACGCCGCCGGCAAGCCGCTCACCGACCACGCGATTCAGGACGCCTACCCGCCCGGCAGCACGTTCAAGGTCATCGTCGGCTCCGGCGCCCTGCAGGACGGCATCGCTACGACGAACACCACGCTGATCAGCCACGGCGCCTTCAACGTCACCGGCGACCCGGCCAATCCCGCCTACGTGTATGACTGGGCGGACCTCGGCAAACTGGACTTCCTTCATGGCCTGGCGATGTCGTCCGACATCTACTTCTACTGCCTCTCCGGCGGCTGCCCCTTCCTGCCCGGCGGCGGCCTGGGTAGAGGACTCGGCGCCGACCGCATCGCCTACTGGGCGCGCGATTTCGGCCTCGACACGGCCACCGGCATCGATCTGCCGAACGAGGTCTCCGGCCTGATCCCCGATACGGCCTGGGCGGCGAAGAACCTGAAGAACGCGGACGGCAGCCCCGCCCACTGGTACATCGGCGACACCTACTTCATGGGCATTGGCCAGGGCTACGACACGGCCACGCCGATCCAGATGGTGCGCGTGGCGGCGGCGCTCGCCAACGGCGGCGACCTGCTGCGGCCGCACATCGTGCGCGAGGTGGACGACGCCAGCGGCAACGTCGTGGTGCCGCCGCAGAAGCAGGTGGTCAAGCACCTCGACGTGAGCGACGCGAACCTGGCGCTCATCCGCCAGGGCATGGCGATGGCGGTGGAGGGCGGCAGCGCCGCCACGGCGTTCGTGCCCGGGCTGCACATCGCCGGCAAGACGGGCACGGCCGAGTTCGGCAACGCAATCTCCAAGCCGACCGGCGACTCCGAGAACCTGAACCCGCTGCAAAACGGCACCTACAACGAGCACGGCTGGTTCATCTCCTTCGCGCCGTACGACAACCCGCAGGTGGCGCTGGTGGTTTTCCATAACAAGGGCGGCGGCGCGGCCACGGCGGCGCCGACGGCAAAGAAGATCTGGGATTACTACTTCAACCAGTACAAGCAGGGCAACCCGAATCCGGAGGCGAGCCCCACGCCGGCAGCCACTCAGCAGGCGGGAGGCTAG
- the mreC gene encoding rod shape-determining protein MreC, with amino-acid sequence MSLSRPLTWTLSMLLLALAALGLARAGGANPVVNVAARVLDPIAGGIHALTAPVADFVTNVGDYGSLRKENQDLRDQNQRLSTQLSQLREQQAQQQQVNDLNGTTQLFPNQDFTLAGVIARDPSNVRDAVLIDKGTGDGVKSGMVVVGKDGALIGTVYRALAGSAWVRLITDPDSDVNGMVQETRAMGTISGQLGHKLQLQFVAEGTDVKPDDTVITSGLGGNYPKGLLIGRVTKVLGKPLDVQETIEVEPAVRPGTLESVLVMTSFVPSRVDAGQ; translated from the coding sequence ATGTCGCTTTCACGCCCGCTGACGTGGACGCTCTCGATGTTGCTGCTGGCGCTGGCGGCGCTGGGGCTCGCGCGCGCCGGCGGGGCGAACCCGGTGGTGAACGTCGCCGCCCGCGTCCTCGACCCGATCGCCGGCGGCATTCACGCGCTGACGGCGCCCGTCGCGGACTTCGTCACCAATGTGGGCGACTACGGCTCGCTGCGCAAAGAGAACCAGGATCTGCGCGACCAGAATCAACGGCTGAGCACGCAGCTCAGCCAGTTGCGCGAGCAGCAGGCGCAGCAGCAGCAGGTCAACGACCTGAACGGTACTACGCAGCTCTTCCCCAACCAGGACTTCACCCTCGCCGGCGTGATCGCGCGCGACCCCAGCAACGTGCGCGACGCCGTGCTGATCGACAAGGGCACCGGCGACGGCGTGAAGAGCGGCATGGTCGTCGTCGGCAAGGACGGGGCGCTGATCGGCACCGTCTACCGTGCGCTCGCCGGCTCTGCCTGGGTGCGGCTGATCACCGACCCCGACAGCGACGTCAACGGCATGGTGCAGGAGACACGGGCGATGGGCACGATCAGTGGCCAACTCGGCCATAAGCTGCAACTGCAGTTCGTGGCCGAGGGCACCGACGTGAAGCCCGACGACACCGTGATTACCTCCGGCCTCGGCGGCAACTATCCCAAAGGGCTGCTGATCGGCCGCGTGACCAAAGTCCTGGGCAAGCCGCTGGACGTGCAGGAGACGATTGAAGTCGAGCCGGCGGTGCGGCCGGGCACGCTGGAGAGTGTACTGGTGATGACGAGCTTCGTACCTTCGCGCGTGGACGCGGGCCAGTGA